A single region of the Brachypodium distachyon strain Bd21 chromosome 3, Brachypodium_distachyon_v3.0, whole genome shotgun sequence genome encodes:
- the LOC100834026 gene encoding probable mixed-linked glucan synthase 6, producing MAPAVAGGSSRGAGCKCGFQVCVCSGSAAVASAGSSLEVERAMAVTPVEGQAAPVDGESWVGVELGPDGVETDESGAGVDDRPVFKTEKIKGVLLHPYRVLIFVRLIAFTLFVIWRISHKNPDTMWLWVTSICGEFWFGFSWLLDQLPKLNPINRIPDLAVLRQRFDRADGTSTLPGLDIFVTTADPIKEPILSTANSVLSILAADYPVDRNTCYISDDSGMLMTYEAMAESAKFATLWVPFCRKHGIEPRGPESYFELKSHPYMGRAHDEFVNDRRRVRKEYDDFKAKINSLETDIQQRNDLHNAAVPQNGDGIPRPTWMADGVQWQGTWVEPSANHRKGDHAGIVLVLIDHPSHDRLPGAPASADNALDFSGVDTRLPMLVYMSREKRPGHNHQKKAGAMNALTRASALLSNAPFILNLDCDHYINNSQALRAGICFMVGRDSDTVAFVQFPQRFEGVDPTDLYANHNRIFFDGTLRALDGMQGPIYVGTGCLFRRITVYGFDPPRINVGGPCFPALGGLFAKTKYEKPSMEMTMARANQAVVPAMAKGKHGFLPLPKKTYGKSDKFVDTIPRASHPSPYAAEGIRVVDSGAETLAEAVKVTGSAFEQKTGWGSELGWVYDTVTEDVVTGYRMHIKGWRSRYCSIYPHAFIGTAPINLTERLFQVLRWSTGSLEIFFSKNNPLFGSTYLHPLQRVAYINITTYPFTAIFLIFYTTVPALSFVTGHFIVQRPTTMFYVYLGIVLATLLIIAVLEVKWAGVTVFEWFRNGQFWMTASCSAYLAAVCQVLTKVIFRRDISFKLTSKLPAGDEKKDPYADLYVVRWTPLMITPIIIIFVNIIGSAVAFAKVLDGEWTHWLKVAGGVFFNFWVLFHLYPFAKGLLGKHGKTPVVVLVWWAFTFVITAVLYINIPHIHGGGGKHSVGHGMHHGKKFDGYYLWP from the exons CCCCGTCTTCAAGACCgagaagatcaagggcgtcctcctccacccctaCAG GGTGCTGATCTTTGTTCGTCTGATAGCGTTCACCCTGTTCGTGATCTGGCGTATCTCGCACAAGAACCCGGACACGATGTGGCTGTGGGTGACCTCCATCTGCGGCGAGTTCTGGTTCGGCTTCTCCTGGCTGCTGGACCAGCTTCCAAAGCTCAACCCGATCAACCGGATCCCGGACCTCGCCGTGCTCCGGCAACGCTTCGACCGCGCCGACGGGACATCCACATTGCCGGGCCTCGACATCTTCGTCACCACGGCCGACCCCATCAAGGAACCCATCCTGTCGACGGCCAACTCCGTGCTCTCCATCCTGGCCGCCGACTACCCGGTGGACCGCAACACCTGCTACATCTCCGACGACAGCGGCATGCTCATGACCTACGAGGCCATGGCGGAGTCGGCCAAGTTCGCCACCCTCTGGGTGCCATTCTGCCGCAAGCACGGCATCGAACCACGCGGGCCGGAGAGCTACTTCGAGCTCAAGTCGCACCCGTACATGGGGAGAGCGCACGACGAGTTCGTCAATGACCGCCGCCGGGTGCGCAAGGAGTATGATGACTTCAAGGCCAAGATTAACTCTCTGGAGACTGATATCCAGCAGAGGAATGATCTGCATAACGCTGCCGTGCCGCAGAATGGGGATGGGATCCCCAGGCCTACCTGGATGGCTGATGGAGTCCAGTGGCAGGGGACTTGGGTCGAGCCGTCCGCTAATCACCGCAAGGGAGACCACGCCGGCATCGTCCTG GTTCTGATTGACCACCCGAGCCACGACCGCCTTCCCGGCGCGCCGGCGAGCGCCGACAACGCGCTGGACTTCAGCGGCGTGGACACCCGCCTCCCGATGCTCGTCTACATGTCCCGCGagaagcgcccaggccacaACCACCAGAAGAAGGCCGGCGCCATGAACGCGCTCACCAGGGCTTCCGCGCTGCTCTCCAACGCGCCCTTCATCCTCAACCTCGACTGCGACCACTACATCAACAACTCCCAGGCCCTCCGCGCCGGGATCTGCTTCATGGTCGGCCGGGACAGCGACACCGTCGCCTTCGTGCAGTTCCCGCAGCGGTTCGAGGGCGTCGACCCCACGGACCTCTACGCCAACCACAACCGCATCTTCTTCGACGGCACCCTCAGGGCGCTCGACGGAATGCAAGGCCCGATCTATGTCGGCACGGGATGCCTCTTCCGGCGCATCACCGTCTACGGCTTCGACCCGCCCAGGATCAACGTCGGCGGGCCATGCTTCCCTGCTCTCGGTGGCCTGTTCGCCAAGACCAAGTATGAGAAGCCCAGCATGGAGATGACCATGGCGAGAGCCAACCAGGCCGTGGTGCCGGCCATGGCCAAGGGGAAGCACGGCTTCCTGCCGCTCCCCAAGAAGACGTACGGGAAGTCCGACAAGTTCGTGGACACCATCCCGCGCGCGTCCCACCCGTCGCCGTACGCGGCGGAGGGGATCCGCGTGGTGGACTCCGGCGCGGAGACTCTGGCTGAGGCCGTCAAGGTGACCGGATCGGCATTCGAGCAGAAGACCGGATGGGGCAGCGAGCTCGGCTGGGTCTACGACACTGTCACAGAGGACGTGGTGACTGGCTACAGGATGCACATCAAGGGCTGGAGGTCCCGCTACTGCTCCATCTACCCGCACGCCTTCATCGGCACCGCCCCGATCAACCTCACGGAGCGGCTCTTCCAGGTGCTCCGCTGGTCCACCGGCTCCCTcgagatcttcttctccaagaaCAACCCGCTCTTCGGCAGCACCTACCTGCACCCGCTCCAGCGCGTCGCCTACATCAACATCACCACATACCCGTTCACCGCCATCTTCCTCATCTTCTACACCACCGTGCCGGCGCTCTCCTTCGTCACCGGCCACTTCATCGTGCAGCGCCCGACGACCATGTTCTACGTCTACCTGGGGATCGTGCTGGCGACGCTGCTCATCATCGCTGTTCTTGAGGTCAAGTGGGCTGGAGTGACAGTGTTCGAGTGGTTCAGGAACGGGCAGTTCTGGATGACGGCTAGCTGCTCCGCCTACCTTGCTGCTGTGTGCCAGGTGCTCACCAAGGTGATCTTCAGGAGGGACATCTCATTCAAGCTCACTTCCAAGCTGCCTGCTGGGGACGAGAAGAAGGACCCCTATGCCGATCTGTACGTGGTGCGTTGGACTCCACTCATGATCACtccaatcatcatcatcttcgtcaACATCATCGGCTCGGCGGTGGCCTTCGCCAAGGTGCTGGACGGCGAGTGGACGCACTGGCTCAAGGTGGCGGGAGGAGTCTTCTTCAACTTCTGGGTGCTGTTCCACCTCTACCCGTTCGCCAAGGGTCTCCTGGGGAAGCATGGCAAGACCCCCGTCGTCGTGCTCGTCTGGTGGGCATTCACCTTCGTCATCACCGCCGTCCTCTACATCAACATCCCGCACAtccatggaggaggaggcaagCACAGCGTGGGGCATGGGATGCACCATGGCAAGAAGTTCGACGGCTACTACCTCTGGCCGTGA